A genomic window from Emys orbicularis isolate rEmyOrb1 chromosome 8, rEmyOrb1.hap1, whole genome shotgun sequence includes:
- the EFCAB9 gene encoding EF-hand calcium-binding domain-containing protein 9 translates to MRLKPGCFLQFLYLDKIYCLLSVRNARALAEYFQLLDVHKKNTLNDLQLYHFLRYVTDLTKKQIMLVFELLDWNATGEIGFDEFYMLVCILLSHENHLEKQFIYQHSGPVFELLDMDGGHTVGPREFQATRFLFNIKKQELEKIFKDFDVSGDEQLNYKEFKMFTIFCIDRQQKKEEKKKKLNEEIPESSGADLTEISMHQLHL, encoded by the exons ATGAGGCTGAAACCTGGATGTTTTCTGCAGTTTCTGTATTTAGATAAAATATACTGTTTATTATCAGTGAGAAATGCTAGGGCACTTGCAGAATATTTCCAACTCCTAGATGTTCATAAAAAGAATACTTTGAATG ATCTGCAGCTTTATCACTTTCTCCGTTATGTGACTGACCTGACAAAGAAGCAGATCATGCTGGTGTTTGAGTTGCTAGACTGGAATGCCACAGGGGAGATTGGCTTTGACGAGTTCTACATGCTGGTGTGCATCCTGCTGTCTCATGAG AACCACCTGGAAAAGCAGTTCATTTATCAACACTCTGGGCCTGTGTTTGAGCTGCTGGACATGGATGGAGGACACACAGTTGGCCCTAGGGAGTTTCAAGCCACTAGGTTCCTCTTTAACATCAAGAAGCAAGAGCTTGAAAAGATATTCAAGGACTTTGATGTCTCTGGAGATGAG CAACTGAACTACAAGGAGTTCAAGATGTTTACAATCTTCTGCATTGATAGACAACagaaaaaggaggagaaaaagaagAAGTTGAATGAAGAGATTCCAGAATCATCTGGGGCAGACCTCACCGAGATCAGCATGCATCAACTACACTTGTAA